From Geomonas agri, one genomic window encodes:
- a CDS encoding phospholipase D family nuclease, whose amino-acid sequence MRPLKPGILFIILAIVTNLAFATPMPSMGTVEVFFSPRGGATEAVVQEIAGAKTEILVQAYSFTSVPIAKALLGAYKRGVKVVVVLDKSQRSERYTSATFLRNAGVQVLIDDRHAIAHNKIMIIDKRVLITGSFNFTKAAEVKNAENLLVMKGNRPLVERYLRNFEEHMVHAAPCPLA is encoded by the coding sequence ATGCGCCCATTGAAGCCCGGAATTCTCTTTATCATTCTCGCTATAGTCACCAATCTGGCCTTCGCTACGCCTATGCCTTCGATGGGCACAGTTGAAGTCTTCTTCTCCCCACGAGGTGGAGCAACTGAGGCTGTTGTCCAAGAAATCGCCGGAGCCAAAACTGAGATCCTGGTGCAGGCTTACAGCTTCACGTCGGTTCCGATCGCCAAAGCCTTGCTCGGAGCGTATAAAAGAGGGGTAAAAGTGGTGGTGGTTCTAGACAAGAGCCAACGCTCGGAACGCTATACTTCCGCGACGTTCCTACGAAACGCTGGCGTTCAGGTCTTAATCGACGATCGGCACGCGATCGCGCACAACAAGATCATGATCATCGATAAGCGGGTGCTGATCACTGGGAGTTTTAATTTCACCAAAGCTGCTGAGGTCAAAAACGCGGAGAACCTGCTGGTGATGAAGGGTAATAGGCCGCTGGTAGAAAGGTATTTGCGCAACTTCGAGGAACACATGGTGCACGCAGCACCTTGCCCCCTCGCCTGA
- a CDS encoding site-specific DNA-methyltransferase, with the protein MQSKYAHLSKEELIAQLMKRDAERKLGLVWERNAIEHDRALNGDFVALNLVPDLSVGGAPYQNLVIEGDNFDALRYLSIAYRSRVKCIYIDPPYNTGNKDFIYNDRFVEKDDAWKHSKWLEFMYRRLVLARDLLKEDGIILVSINDENRAKLELLLDQVFPGRRLGSFVWRTKDTGNDAGGNFSQVHEHVLAYANPQFTFNGKSLNLEKYRYEDKDGYKYTLNPITKAHTYKERENTYYPIQDPKTGYWYPCDPNAVWRFATKAKLKPGQKIRTETIEELIEKDLIFFPACKPSEVMQWESMEELLESIRKGKGPVLPKKKTPLLREELPDLAFWVGKPIAPGRPSKKGYLHVKDSLIAPISSWIAGLNEELNLTEEEMEGEIEYLRSARGGEGTDTINEILGTKAFSFPKPPSLIRGLISQATKEDDIVLDFFAGSGTTGHAVLGLNAEDRKNRKFILISNTEATLEAPGKNLCRDVCAKRISRVIEGYNGKPGTGGDFAYMVAQRIPFDNLLLDIQHGQVWYTLQLAHNQGVTPFIENAPFQQAHGASTVIYIPELNPDSRAAVVSAANETKIPMVIYTWQPGALAQSIFNEHVCVEQVPEYLTERFLGGIA; encoded by the coding sequence ATGCAGAGCAAGTACGCCCATTTATCCAAGGAAGAGCTGATTGCCCAACTTATGAAACGCGATGCCGAGCGCAAGCTTGGACTGGTTTGGGAGCGCAACGCAATAGAGCACGACAGAGCATTGAACGGAGACTTTGTTGCTTTAAATCTTGTTCCTGATCTATCGGTAGGAGGAGCACCTTACCAAAATCTTGTGATTGAAGGGGACAATTTTGATGCGCTTAGGTATCTCAGTATCGCCTACCGAAGCCGGGTAAAGTGCATCTATATTGACCCCCCGTATAATACCGGCAACAAGGATTTCATTTATAATGACCGTTTCGTCGAGAAAGATGATGCATGGAAACACTCCAAGTGGCTCGAGTTTATGTATCGTCGACTGGTACTGGCGCGGGACCTCCTTAAAGAAGACGGAATCATTCTTGTTTCGATCAATGACGAGAACCGCGCCAAGCTAGAATTATTATTGGACCAGGTTTTTCCCGGACGGCGGCTTGGGAGTTTTGTCTGGCGAACAAAGGATACTGGAAACGATGCTGGAGGAAATTTTAGCCAAGTGCACGAACATGTGCTCGCGTACGCGAATCCTCAGTTCACGTTTAACGGAAAATCTCTAAATCTGGAGAAATACCGGTATGAGGACAAAGATGGCTACAAATACACCCTCAACCCCATTACCAAAGCGCATACCTATAAGGAAAGGGAAAACACCTATTATCCTATCCAGGATCCTAAAACCGGCTACTGGTACCCTTGCGATCCCAATGCTGTCTGGCGTTTTGCCACCAAGGCCAAGCTAAAACCAGGACAAAAGATCCGCACTGAAACCATCGAAGAACTCATCGAGAAAGACCTGATCTTCTTTCCCGCATGCAAACCTTCAGAGGTCATGCAGTGGGAGAGTATGGAAGAGCTCCTTGAGTCGATTCGTAAAGGGAAAGGACCTGTCCTTCCAAAGAAAAAAACACCGCTTCTGCGCGAGGAACTCCCGGATTTAGCGTTCTGGGTCGGTAAGCCAATAGCTCCAGGGCGTCCGTCGAAAAAAGGGTATCTCCATGTAAAAGACAGCCTCATTGCGCCAATAAGCAGTTGGATCGCGGGCCTGAACGAAGAATTGAATTTAACTGAAGAAGAAATGGAGGGAGAAATCGAGTATCTCCGGTCAGCTCGGGGGGGGGAAGGGACGGATACCATCAATGAAATTCTCGGAACTAAGGCGTTCAGTTTCCCAAAGCCGCCATCACTGATCCGTGGGCTCATAAGCCAGGCTACTAAAGAAGATGACATTGTCCTCGATTTCTTTGCCGGGTCAGGAACCACCGGCCACGCGGTGCTCGGGTTGAATGCAGAAGATCGGAAAAACAGGAAGTTCATCCTAATTTCCAATACCGAAGCTACCTTGGAAGCCCCGGGTAAAAACCTGTGCCGCGATGTCTGCGCTAAGCGAATATCGCGCGTTATTGAGGGGTACAACGGCAAACCTGGCACCGGAGGAGATTTTGCCTATATGGTGGCTCAGCGCATCCCCTTCGACAATCTGCTGCTAGATATCCAGCACGGCCAGGTCTGGTACACCCTACAACTGGCCCACAACCAGGGTGTAACTCCCTTTATCGAAAATGCCCCTTTCCAACAAGCGCATGGAGCGTCTACGGTGATTTATATCCCTGAACTCAATCCGGACAGCCGTGCCGCCGTGGTCTCTGCAGCAAACGAAACAAAAATTCCGATGGTCATTTATACCTGGCAGCCCGGGGCACTTGCTCAGAGCATCTTCAACGAGCATGTTTGCGTTGAGCAAGTTCCCGAGTATCTCACCGAGCGCTTTTTGGGGGGGATCGCATGA
- a CDS encoding DEAD/DEAH box helicase, with amino-acid sequence MSSVTTPKRFQQDAIDSAVKVLSSCLSDLKKVEGTANEKASRELLFANRGCILIEAPTGTGKTLMAGNAIEQLALKHKVIWFWFAPFAGLIEQTIKSIRRECRNLRVKDPTVERTLDNLRSGDIFVTTWQSVAVANAESRKIRQESETMMSLDLFIDQARALGFHIGAVIDESHHSFRGQTQASAFFHDVLEPSVAILATATPKDHDVEDFTRKNGIKKLNRIAIARSHGVDANLIKKGVKVAVFKAPQPGTEGLINFEQTAIRCGVAAHKRIKDQLTEQQLPVTPLLLVQFDKDKDHIIQWLKDLGFNEDGIKVHTAKEPDKDLMTIANDERVEVLLFKMAVATGFDAPRAFTLVSLRTSRDPDFGTQIVGRIMRVDRRLQPIQDLPETLRHGYVFLAYNEAQTGLSTAANRINAIKDELAEITDNIAIVSVGNEEPVAHATEKGQLPVYIPEPTPPPPVETENQPVQVPPVTETAEQQVLEGFELVPQSWTSGGAVPSATSERKTAVQFGGYSYPLRTDLIFPKAFRRAIIAPDQTNLLAEVVSLFRFDDALINVAQQSATRILMEQTEIFGNSKERTEEIQALLAQKEVDRAAQLTLEFANKDGMLDIRKLHEALEKQLSVEFGNRGLIHLQTKEQLRAGVNKILALRKTALKAAIIEATKRHVEVQDADPIPERICSDTQLDCSRLNVYGVYPSDLNPWERAFVEDLDNDMSDTVLWWHRNPPRKPYSVGIPLPGQEKQKNFFPDFIAGINGRTLGTGILLVETKRDLNDEEGNAQAKSKIEHPEYKKVMMLYWEREERWMVVEYDPTQDKNLLDRVWYPGLMVGY; translated from the coding sequence ATGAGCAGTGTGACGACGCCGAAAAGGTTCCAGCAAGATGCCATTGATAGCGCGGTAAAGGTCCTATCCTCTTGTCTCTCTGACCTAAAAAAAGTCGAAGGGACAGCAAATGAGAAAGCCAGCCGAGAGCTTCTTTTTGCAAACCGGGGGTGCATACTGATTGAGGCGCCAACAGGGACCGGAAAGACGCTGATGGCAGGCAACGCCATCGAACAGCTTGCCCTGAAGCACAAGGTGATCTGGTTCTGGTTTGCCCCTTTTGCCGGCCTTATTGAACAGACCATCAAGTCTATCCGAAGGGAGTGCAGGAACTTGAGGGTGAAAGACCCCACTGTAGAGAGGACGCTTGATAACTTACGTTCTGGCGACATTTTCGTGACTACCTGGCAAAGTGTGGCCGTAGCCAATGCTGAAAGTCGGAAGATACGGCAGGAATCTGAAACTATGATGTCACTTGATCTTTTTATTGATCAAGCGAGGGCTCTTGGTTTTCACATCGGAGCAGTTATCGACGAATCTCACCACTCTTTCCGTGGCCAAACCCAAGCATCCGCATTTTTCCATGACGTACTGGAACCATCTGTTGCGATTCTTGCGACAGCTACTCCGAAAGATCATGATGTCGAGGACTTCACGCGCAAAAACGGGATCAAGAAGCTTAATCGTATTGCCATTGCGAGGTCACACGGAGTCGATGCCAATCTCATCAAGAAGGGGGTCAAAGTAGCCGTATTTAAGGCCCCACAGCCCGGCACTGAGGGGTTGATCAACTTTGAACAGACCGCGATCAGGTGCGGCGTTGCCGCGCACAAGCGCATAAAGGATCAACTAACCGAACAACAACTTCCGGTCACACCCCTGTTGCTGGTTCAGTTTGACAAGGACAAAGACCACATCATTCAGTGGCTGAAAGACCTCGGCTTTAACGAGGACGGCATCAAGGTTCACACAGCGAAAGAACCTGACAAGGACCTCATGACTATCGCCAATGACGAGCGAGTCGAGGTGCTGCTGTTCAAGATGGCCGTCGCTACCGGTTTTGACGCACCACGAGCCTTCACCCTGGTTTCTCTGCGCACTTCGCGCGATCCCGACTTCGGTACTCAAATCGTCGGCAGGATAATGCGCGTCGACCGCCGCCTGCAGCCTATCCAGGATCTCCCGGAGACGTTGAGGCATGGGTACGTCTTCCTCGCCTATAATGAAGCCCAAACGGGTCTCTCGACGGCTGCAAATCGCATCAACGCCATAAAAGACGAACTCGCTGAGATCACAGACAATATCGCGATTGTGTCTGTCGGTAATGAGGAGCCTGTGGCACACGCCACCGAAAAGGGGCAACTGCCGGTGTATATCCCTGAGCCCACACCGCCCCCCCCCGTGGAGACCGAAAACCAGCCGGTACAGGTCCCCCCTGTGACAGAGACGGCAGAGCAGCAGGTTTTGGAAGGGTTCGAGCTGGTGCCGCAATCGTGGACCTCAGGGGGGGCAGTTCCTTCGGCCACGTCAGAACGTAAGACAGCTGTGCAGTTTGGCGGATACTCGTACCCGTTGCGCACAGACCTTATATTCCCCAAGGCGTTTCGCAGGGCCATCATTGCCCCCGATCAAACCAACCTTCTAGCCGAAGTCGTAAGCCTCTTTAGATTTGACGACGCTCTGATCAATGTAGCTCAACAAAGTGCCACGAGAATCCTAATGGAACAGACGGAGATCTTTGGCAACAGCAAGGAGCGCACAGAAGAAATACAGGCTCTTTTGGCCCAAAAAGAGGTAGACAGGGCGGCTCAGCTCACACTCGAGTTCGCGAATAAGGATGGCATGCTGGACATTCGGAAACTTCACGAAGCCCTCGAAAAACAGCTGAGTGTTGAGTTTGGCAATCGCGGCCTGATCCACTTGCAGACCAAGGAGCAACTGCGGGCGGGCGTCAACAAAATTCTAGCTCTGAGGAAAACTGCTCTGAAAGCCGCAATCATAGAGGCGACAAAACGGCATGTCGAGGTGCAAGACGCAGATCCTATCCCTGAAAGGATCTGCAGCGATACCCAGTTGGACTGTTCGCGTCTAAACGTCTACGGCGTCTATCCATCTGATTTGAATCCGTGGGAAAGGGCCTTTGTTGAGGATCTGGACAATGACATGTCGGACACCGTCCTTTGGTGGCACAGAAACCCGCCTAGAAAGCCATACTCTGTTGGGATTCCTCTCCCTGGACAGGAAAAGCAAAAGAACTTCTTCCCGGACTTTATCGCCGGAATTAACGGACGTACCTTGGGTACCGGAATTCTGCTGGTGGAAACGAAAAGGGACCTGAACGATGAGGAGGGAAATGCACAGGCTAAATCCAAGATCGAGCATCCTGAGTACAAGAAGGTGATGATGCTGTACTGGGAGCGTGAGGAACGATGGATGGTCGTCGAATACGACCCTACCCAAGACAAGAACCTCCTGGACAGGGTTTGGTATCCGGGACTAATGGTAGGGTACTGA
- a CDS encoding DUF7673 family protein, producing MQTDAQDGAKALAGQVAEEEKGLVSRDVYAAAVNKLVERAQTSTYGGQAAAQVLLSCYNGYDFQANLTDLNNLDRSDFELAITVIRGRRDTCYEPHQVIDNGSEIFLQLREDWIHLHVAERGKVPCRTCDGEGKIDGKQCVRCEGSGQVHPTVLR from the coding sequence ATGCAAACCGATGCACAAGATGGGGCTAAGGCTCTAGCAGGGCAGGTCGCAGAGGAAGAAAAGGGCCTCGTGAGCCGCGATGTGTATGCTGCGGCGGTTAATAAGCTCGTGGAGCGGGCCCAGACGTCGACCTACGGCGGACAGGCTGCGGCGCAGGTCCTGCTCAGCTGTTACAACGGCTACGATTTCCAAGCGAACCTCACAGATCTCAACAACCTTGATCGCAGCGACTTCGAGTTGGCCATCACCGTGATTCGGGGCCGGCGCGACACCTGCTATGAGCCACACCAGGTCATCGACAACGGCAGCGAAATCTTCCTGCAGCTGCGGGAGGACTGGATCCACCTGCACGTCGCGGAGCGGGGTAAGGTTCCGTGTAGGACGTGTGACGGAGAAGGAAAGATAGACGGGAAACAGTGCGTCCGCTGTGAAGGATCAGGGCAGGTGCATCCGACTGTCCTAAGATGA
- a CDS encoding recombinase family protein, whose protein sequence is MKGQKVGYVRVSTEDQNTDRQLEGVELDKTFTDKISGKDTNRPELQRMLEFVREGDIVIIHSMDRLARNLDDLRKMVKDLTGKGIKVQFIKENLIFTGEDSPMSNLLLSLLGAVAEFERALIRERQREGIAAAKKRGAYTGRKRALQPEQVVELKRRVGEGEKRAVLARELGISRETLYQYLRA, encoded by the coding sequence GTGAAAGGACAAAAAGTAGGGTATGTCAGGGTATCAACCGAGGACCAAAATACCGATAGGCAGCTCGAGGGAGTGGAACTCGACAAGACCTTCACCGACAAGATCTCGGGAAAGGACACGAACCGGCCCGAGCTTCAACGGATGCTCGAGTTCGTTCGCGAAGGCGACATCGTCATCATTCACAGTATGGACCGTCTCGCGCGTAACCTCGACGACCTGAGGAAGATGGTGAAGGACCTCACCGGCAAAGGGATCAAAGTTCAGTTCATCAAGGAGAACCTGATCTTCACCGGCGAGGACTCTCCGATGTCGAACCTTCTCCTCTCCCTCCTGGGCGCCGTGGCCGAATTCGAGCGCGCGCTGATCCGTGAGCGGCAGAGAGAAGGAATCGCGGCTGCGAAGAAAAGGGGGGCGTACACCGGCCGGAAGAGGGCGCTACAGCCTGAGCAGGTAGTTGAACTGAAGCGTAGGGTAGGGGAAGGGGAGAAGAGGGCGGTGCTGGCACGCGAGCTCGGGATCTCGCGCGAGACCCTGTACCAGTATCTGCGGGCCTAA
- a CDS encoding IS1595 family transposase, translating to MICPLQMSRLIEVDEFYLGGVRGKKGRGSPFKSAVAIAVERKGKKLGRLRMQVITRCSAQELVPFVANNVTSGSTVTTDGWAGYNGLEKEGLQHRRIFQTKTEDKESVLPGVHLVASLVKRLILGTFQGRYEVKYLQRYLDEYVFRFNRRSTKSPGKRFWRIAQFAAASKPITGALVTSGLSPT from the coding sequence ATGATTTGTCCACTGCAGATGTCAAGGCTTATCGAAGTAGACGAATTCTATCTTGGAGGCGTACGTGGCAAAAAAGGCCGTGGCTCTCCGTTTAAGTCTGCTGTAGCAATCGCTGTTGAGCGGAAAGGAAAGAAGCTGGGCCGGCTTAGAATGCAGGTCATTACTCGATGTTCTGCACAAGAACTGGTTCCTTTCGTGGCCAATAATGTTACTTCCGGTAGCACCGTTACTACCGATGGTTGGGCCGGGTATAACGGACTTGAGAAAGAGGGACTCCAACACAGAAGAATCTTTCAGACCAAAACTGAAGACAAAGAATCTGTATTGCCTGGAGTCCATCTGGTTGCCTCGTTAGTGAAGCGATTAATCCTTGGAACGTTCCAGGGACGTTATGAAGTAAAGTATCTACAGAGGTACCTAGACGAATATGTCTTTCGTTTCAATCGCCGGAGCACAAAATCTCCTGGCAAACGGTTCTGGCGCATTGCTCAGTTCGCGGCTGCCTCAAAACCAATCACAGGCGCTCTCGTGACCTCGGGCCTATCGCCAACTTGA
- a CDS encoding phage integrase N-terminal SAM-like domain-containing protein, which yields MFLIPNALYVKYVAHLNKRKLTGPLIQEYVRWLRLYLEFFNETPAPETKSERVRLFIQKLRAENRSQVQLNRAANAISLYFGLLRLNVPLDKNGDKAEPNTATPGDITSALIPEPVLIRKSHYSDVGYEPKSDSPEWDEALAALAAEIKVRHYSRKTLKTYALWTRKFLRFLCKKPPHDLSTADVKAYRSRRILSWRRTWQKRPWLSV from the coding sequence ATGTTTCTAATTCCGAATGCCCTTTATGTGAAGTATGTTGCACATCTCAACAAACGCAAACTTACTGGCCCCCTCATACAGGAGTACGTTAGGTGGCTTCGCCTCTACCTAGAATTCTTCAATGAAACCCCGGCCCCAGAAACAAAATCAGAGCGTGTACGTCTATTTATTCAGAAACTGCGAGCCGAAAATCGGTCCCAAGTACAGCTGAATCGAGCCGCCAATGCCATCTCACTCTATTTCGGCCTGCTAAGGCTGAATGTGCCTCTGGACAAGAACGGCGACAAAGCTGAGCCGAACACAGCAACGCCAGGGGACATTACGTCTGCTTTGATCCCCGAACCTGTACTCATTCGAAAGTCGCATTATTCTGATGTTGGGTACGAGCCAAAATCCGATTCCCCTGAATGGGACGAGGCGCTCGCGGCGCTGGCAGCTGAAATCAAGGTGCGACATTATTCCCGAAAGACCCTCAAGACCTATGCACTGTGGACCCGGAAATTTCTACGGTTCCTGTGTAAAAAGCCTCCCCATGATTTGTCCACTGCAGATGTCAAGGCTTATCGAAGTAGACGAATTCTATCTTGGAGGCGTACGTGGCAAAAAAGGCCGTGGCTCTCCGTTTAA
- a CDS encoding uracil-DNA glycosylase family protein, which yields MMWTSFIEIRRKCTLCSCDGLLNEGAFVVFQKNAPRSFDILFILEAPNRDDTYNPKKGYLTVDPNTDPSGKFFCDLFTNELKFPLNDLFVTNSVLCLPAEKSGKFPVSALQRKNCLLNLRLLIDTFNPMIVCPMGTKALKATDGICNHGLRTMATAVANPLNWYDRVLFPLFHTSAQARNPRNGRIEPQQRADWRKLRAVWDQTQCTTSGDSGLR from the coding sequence ATGATGTGGACGAGTTTCATTGAAATCCGCAGAAAGTGTACACTGTGCAGTTGTGACGGACTCTTGAATGAGGGAGCTTTCGTAGTATTTCAGAAAAATGCTCCGCGATCATTCGACATCCTGTTCATCCTTGAAGCACCAAATCGCGATGACACCTACAACCCAAAGAAAGGCTACCTGACGGTTGACCCCAATACAGATCCGTCAGGTAAATTTTTCTGTGATCTATTCACAAACGAACTCAAATTTCCTTTGAACGACCTGTTTGTAACGAATAGCGTCCTTTGTCTGCCAGCGGAGAAATCAGGAAAATTTCCGGTCTCAGCGCTACAAAGAAAAAATTGCCTACTAAATCTACGACTATTAATCGACACATTTAACCCCATGATTGTTTGCCCTATGGGGACTAAGGCATTGAAAGCTACAGACGGAATATGCAACCACGGCCTCAGAACTATGGCGACGGCGGTGGCGAATCCGTTGAATTGGTACGACAGGGTTTTATTCCCTCTGTTTCACACAAGTGCTCAAGCAAGAAATCCTAGAAATGGTCGCATTGAGCCGCAGCAACGTGCAGATTGGCGTAAGCTGCGAGCCGTTTGGGATCAGACACAATGCACAACCAGCGGCGACAGCGGTCTCCGCTGA
- a CDS encoding uracil-DNA glycosylase family protein translates to MDSHYWEGPENNKIGFVLSTPGQDEENAKRPAAGATGENMNSILTHLHNWNAALFPSTDRYQYRITNASTKIMYAGKGDGKTQDEDSNIITKTNIDRINEQMSICEVIILCGAKAQLIENHIIGRIVVKAPHLGAKGLHNEYNNRHPDLIVINDGKLREITRHKLCAERIISQIEEQLTINNKNKY, encoded by the coding sequence ATGGACTCGCACTATTGGGAAGGACCAGAAAACAATAAGATTGGATTCGTATTAAGCACTCCCGGCCAAGATGAAGAAAATGCAAAACGCCCAGCTGCAGGCGCGACAGGTGAGAATATGAATTCTATTTTGACCCATTTGCACAATTGGAATGCTGCCCTTTTCCCGAGTACTGATCGGTACCAATATCGTATTACAAATGCATCTACAAAAATTATGTATGCTGGAAAAGGAGATGGTAAAACCCAAGATGAAGACAGTAACATTATCACAAAAACTAATATTGATCGCATAAACGAGCAGATGTCCATCTGTGAGGTCATAATCCTCTGCGGAGCCAAGGCACAATTAATAGAGAACCACATAATAGGCAGAATTGTTGTCAAGGCACCTCATTTGGGAGCAAAGGGATTACACAATGAATACAACAATAGACACCCAGACCTTATAGTTATTAACGACGGGAAACTGCGTGAAATTACTAGACATAAACTATGCGCCGAAAGAATCATAAGTCAGATTGAAGAGCAACTGACGATTAATAACAAAAATAAGTACTAG
- a CDS encoding DUF4136 domain-containing protein, whose amino-acid sequence MKTLNLSVCGLLLLVLMSGCATIDATTTRFYSPDYKNNGTIAVLASAAEVNNSLEFSFYKAKVEKAFASNGYTIVSSSSEAKYVALVAYGIDEGQSGVVSTPIFGQTGGVTTTFSSFGASYYTMPTYGIVGSSTQSVSRYSRAIAIDIVETATIKEGKPKKVFEIRTKSVGSCSSIAGVFDDMLKAMFIDFPGENGKAISVTLQYTGDC is encoded by the coding sequence ATGAAAACCTTGAATTTGTCCGTTTGCGGACTGTTGCTACTCGTGCTTATGTCAGGGTGTGCGACAATTGATGCAACAACTACTCGCTTCTATTCACCTGACTACAAAAATAACGGAACAATTGCTGTTCTCGCTTCTGCTGCAGAGGTAAATAATTCTTTAGAATTCTCCTTTTATAAAGCAAAGGTAGAAAAAGCGTTTGCATCTAATGGCTATACGATCGTTAGCAGTTCTTCTGAAGCTAAATATGTTGCTTTAGTAGCGTATGGAATTGACGAAGGTCAAAGTGGGGTTGTTTCTACTCCTATATTTGGTCAGACCGGTGGTGTAACTACTACTTTTTCTTCTTTTGGTGCCAGCTACTACACCATGCCAACCTATGGAATTGTCGGATCATCCACCCAATCAGTAAGCAGATATAGTCGAGCAATAGCAATAGATATCGTTGAGACAGCTACCATAAAAGAAGGAAAGCCCAAAAAAGTTTTTGAAATACGGACTAAAAGTGTTGGTTCCTGTAGTTCTATTGCCGGAGTATTCGACGATATGTTGAAAGCTATGTTTATAGATTTCCCCGGTGAAAACGGAAAAGCAATATCTGTTACATTACAATACACCGGTGACTGCTAA
- a CDS encoding heavy metal-binding domain-containing protein encodes MSETSQSLYKKAYDAHYKECDYGKALPSYNAVIEEFPDSAEATYARTQLENLENSKDKLNKQRIKSAEAPPESFYEPAVILTTAPWLEGYRVKETVEVITSECVLGIDFISDFIAKITDVVGGRSGITQNALRNARKACLSELRQEAGKLGANAVIAVTLNYNEFSGQGKSMLFLVASGTAVKVEKMAD; translated from the coding sequence GTGTCTGAAACCAGTCAATCTCTTTACAAAAAAGCTTACGACGCCCACTACAAAGAATGTGACTACGGAAAAGCACTACCAAGTTACAATGCCGTCATAGAAGAATTTCCTGACAGTGCAGAAGCAACATACGCTCGAACTCAGCTTGAAAATCTTGAAAACTCAAAAGACAAATTAAATAAGCAACGCATTAAAAGTGCCGAGGCCCCTCCTGAATCTTTCTATGAGCCCGCTGTTATTCTTACGACTGCTCCGTGGCTAGAAGGATACCGCGTAAAAGAAACAGTAGAAGTTATTACATCTGAGTGCGTACTTGGAATTGATTTTATTTCTGATTTCATCGCAAAAATCACTGACGTAGTAGGTGGTCGTAGTGGCATTACCCAAAATGCACTTAGAAATGCGCGTAAGGCTTGCCTATCTGAACTAAGACAAGAGGCAGGCAAGCTCGGAGCTAACGCTGTCATTGCCGTGACACTGAATTACAACGAATTCAGCGGCCAGGGGAAGTCAATGCTATTTCTTGTGGCGTCTGGAACAGCAGTAAAAGTAGAGAAGATGGCAGATTAG
- a CDS encoding ATP-dependent DNA ligase yields the protein MAHIVSQPCQRNSPPPPSGPPEGPDWLHEIKLDGFRLLCCRKDGCRVDFYTRNGHRWSFSAIAAEIRRLPAGQLWLDGEIVVMAEEGRSSFGALQTAIAKLDQVTPGVTCLRHHAHGPGSAGGPAIGEESPLCLFYAAKSAFA from the coding sequence ATGGCCCACATTGTTTCCCAACCATGTCAACGCAACTCTCCTCCCCCCCCTTCTGGCCCTCCTGAAGGTCCTGATTGGCTGCACGAGATCAAGCTGGACGGTTTCCGGCTCCTCTGCTGCCGGAAAGATGGCTGCCGGGTGGACTTCTACACCCGCAACGGCCACCGGTGGAGCTTCTCGGCAATCGCCGCGGAGATCCGGCGCCTGCCGGCTGGCCAGCTTTGGCTCGATGGCGAAATCGTGGTGATGGCTGAGGAGGGCCGATCGTCCTTCGGTGCGCTGCAGACCGCGATTGCCAAGCTCGACCAGGTGACACCTGGTGTAACATGCCTTCGACATCATGCACATGGACCGGGATCTGCGGGCGGTCCAGCTATTGGAGAGGAAAGCCCGCTCTGCCTCTTCTATGCAGCGAAATCAGCCTTTGCATGA